One Patescibacteria group bacterium genomic window, AATCTTGGAAAATACCTTCTTATGTCCAAAGGCGAAGAGGCAACGGGGGGAAGGACACGACCCTACATTATGGCAAACACTTTTGAGGCGCTTTTAGGGACAATGTTTTTAGAATTTAATTCTTTAACTAGCGGGTTAGATATTTGCGAAAAATTTCTTTACAAAGAATTATTTTATAAGATAGAATCAATTGTTAAAGATAAAAAGTACCGCGACCCAAAGTCATATCTTCAAGAAATTACCCAAGAGAAATTCTCTGTTACTCCGCTGTACAAAGTACTCAACGAGGAGGGTCCCGATCATAACAAAGTATTTACCGTAGGTGTTTTTCTGAATACAAAGCAACTTTCTCAAGGGCAAGGTTCCAGCAAACAAAAAGCCGAGGAGCGGGCAGCTCAAAAGGCTGTTGTAGAGTTAACCAGCAAATGATACAATTTGCTCCATGCTAAAAATAAAACTAACCCGCCGTGGAAAACGCAATGCGCCAACATATAGGATCGCCGTTCAAGAAGCAAGAACCAAGGTCTCGGGAAGAGCTGTTGCCGAGATTGGTTACTTAATACCTCGGGTAGATGGAAACCACGAATTTAAAGTAGATAAAAAAGCTTACGAGGGTTGGGTTGCCAAGGGAGCGGTACCGACAGAATCTGTGATTAAACTGATTAACAAAAAATATACCTATACCAAATACGAGCCAAAGAAGGCAAAAGCTGAACAACCGGAAGCTGGAAGCTTGAAGGTAGGAAATGATAAAAATAGCAATGAATAAGCTACTAGATCTCGCAAAATTTCTCATCTCCAACATCGTCACCAACAAAGACGGGCTTGAGATAACAATCGCTACCCCTCAAGAAAATGTAGCCATTGTAAATGTAAAAGCCGATTCCGCCGATATTCCAATTATTATTGGCAAGAAGGGGATTGTTATCAGAGCCTTAAGATCAATTCTGCGCATTAGAGCGCCTTTGGATAATAAGTTTATTGATATCTCGATTGACGATGGTCTACAGCATAATTAGCACCTTCCCCGAAATTTTTGATTCTTTCTTAAAGTCTTCTCTAATAAAAAAAGCGTTAGATAAAAAGGTTATTACTGTAAATTTGTATAATCTGCGAGACTACGCAACAGATAAAAGACACACGGTTGACGCCAAACCCTACGGCGGAGGCGCGGGGATGCTGTATATGGTAGAACCGATGTTTAAAGCAGTATCCTCAATTAAGGCTAAAGATCCCCAAGCCCAAACTGTTATTTTTTCTCCCAAAGGACAAATTTTGACACAATCTAGGGTTTCTTCCCTGTCATCTTTATCCCATCTAGTCCTTCTCTGCCCCCGCTACGAGGGTTTTGACCAAAGAATTGTAGAGCTGACCAACGCAAGAGAGCTATCCATTGGAAACTACATTACCATGGGAGGAGAGACCCCAGCTATGGTACTTATAGAAGCTAGCGCAAGACTAATTCCTGGCGTAGTGGCAAAAGAAGAGTCCGTTTTACAAGAAAGCTTTTCTCCAGAATTTTCTCTGGAACATCCCCAATACACCAGACCCCAAAAGTTTTTGGGTCTTTCTGTTCCTGATACTTTAATTTCGGGAAACCATCAAAAAATAAAAGATTGGAAAAAATCAAATTAAGGGGGTGTCTCAAAGGTGGTTGTAGTATCTTGTAGCGGAATCATTTCCGAATTGGGGAGTCTTTGAATTTGGTATTCTCTTAAATTGGAAATCTGATCGATTAATTGAGCGTTCTCCTTTGTTCTAAAATCGACTCCCGAGGACCCCTGATTTAGCTTTGTATTTTCCAGCAGGTAAAATCCATCAAGGGCGACATTTAGGCTATAAACTCCTACCGACTCTTTATCAACAACAGCAGAGACTTTTATGTCGTGACTGTAAGTAATTCTCCGCGCCCCTTCAACCGTTTTAAAGAATTTGAGTACACTGTCGTAATTACCAGTAAATGATCCCGAGAGAGAAACAAAAGGTACCGCTACCACCTTTTCGGAGGCGCTTGTATCTGTTCTTACAAAAGTAAGCCTGTCTACCTTAAGACCAGCGTCTGTTGCCACGGTTTCTATTTGCGTCATAAAGCCGGGTATATCTACTTGCGGGGTTATTACTGTATCCACTATCCTTAAATTAGCGTCTATTTTAGGCGCTAAAGCCGAGAGCGACTTTAAAGAGTTCTCTTTTAGGGATAGCTGGTTTATCTCTTCCAGAATGAGGTTGCTGGAATCTTTGTTCTTGATCCAATAGGTAAAAAAACGCAAACCAAAAAAAGACAAAGCGATAAACCCAACCAACATAACGCCCAAAAGAATTATTTTGTGTTTTTCGAGAATTTCCATCTAAATTTTGGTTTTAGCCTTTAACGCGTTGTCTTTTAATTTAATCATTGAGCTAAAACTTATCTGCCTAGTTTCTTTTTTTAGAGTCACTTCGGAAAGAGAAATTTCTTTATAAATCGAATTGGGGTCTTCGGATGCGCTAGACACATTCTCTATAAAATCGGCAAGCGACCCATAAGAAAGAGCTGTCCCGCTGACTGTCACAGAAGCATTATCTGTAAAATTTATATCGTCAATTACAACCGCAGGCGGTAAGACCTTTTTTACTTCTTCCAAAAAACCCGAGTAATATTCCTGATCGGCAATAATTTTATTTAAAATTTCAAGCTTAAAGGACAATTCGTTGTTTTGCTGTTCAATTTTTTCCAACGATTTTACCGATTCCTTTTTTTGATCCAAATCCAAGTTTAATTTAGCAAGGGAGCTATTGAGCTTAAAATACAAATAAAACGACGCTAAAGCAAACAACAATGCCACCGCGACTAAAACACCAAGAACTTTGCTAGAAAGAGCCAGAATAGCCGACTTTTCTTTTCTTTTGACTAGATTTTCGGGCACTAAATTAATTTCTCTTTGCATAAGTTAAAGCTAAAGACCCTTTAATGCTAAACCAACAGCGGTTGTAAAGAAAGGTCCAAAAATATTTAAGTCGGATTCCGAAAATTTTTGGCTGTCTATCGCCAGATGCTTCCAAGGATCCGCCATCTCCACTTCTATCCCAACGGCAGAAACAATGTACTGCAAAATTCCTGGCATTGTAGCTCCGCCACCGCAAAGAACAATTCGCTCAACCTTTCTCCCTTGCTTTCTGCTTTCAAAATAGACCACTGACCTTTTAACTTCAGTAACTACCATATCCACAACGGGGCGGATTATCTTGGCAATCTTGCCTTCTAGTTTGCCTTCGTCCAAGCCGTAGCTGGTCAAATAACTTTCTGCTTGCCTTAGATCTATTCCAATTTCTTGCGATATGGCTCTTGTGAACGCTTCCATTCCAGAGGAAACGCTTCGGGTAAAACGGATGATACCGCTCTCCGAAATAATTAAATCGGAGGTGTCTGCTCCAATATTTAAGGCTAAAGAAACCGGCGTATTGGGAGCATTTTGAATAGCTCTAGCAATAGCCATAGATTCCGGCTCAATTCCTTGGACTTCGCATCCCGCTTTTTCAAAAATCCCCACATATTTTTCGATTAACGCTTTGTTTACAGCAACAAGCAAAACCTCGGTCTTGTTTTTTTCTCCCTCGGGAGATTGGCTAGAACGAGGCAGTTGCTGATATTGCAAACTTAAATTTTCTATGGAGTCGGGAAAATACTGTTGCGCTTCCCATTTGATAGATTCGGCAAGCTCTTTTTCGGACAAATTGGGCACTTCGATAATTTTAGTAAATACTTTGGACTCCGGCAACCCAACTACAATATTGTTGGTTGAGAATTTACTGCTAAAAATATACTCTTTAATAAAATCAATAAACTCGCTCCTGTCAGCTTTGGAGTCGGAGTAGAGCGAAATTGCAGGTAGATTGGAAATATCGTAAGAGACAAGTTTTGGTGGGGAAACACTTGCTGTAATCTCAACACATTTTATTTTGCTGGATCCAATATCAAGACCTAATTTATTCATAGGGGCAGTTTGATAACTGGTGTAAGATTACAATAGAATTCAATCTATTACAACTCCTTATACACCACTTTCCTTACCCCTAGTATCTCGCTTAGATATAACAAATGGTTAGGATTCCAAACAATATCTTCCGCTGGATCGGTTGCCTGTTTTGAGGATATTTGACGAGACAAATTAACTGCTTTACCAACTAGACCTCCATTAATTAAAATGCTATCGCTTTTTGAATTCCCATTGTAAGTCGTATCAATACTTCCATCCGCCACAATAAAAACATCCAGTTTAGTCACGGTTCGCGCAATATCCACATCGCCAGCAACAATAAAAACTATTGCTCCGCTTGACGCTAAATCAATGTCATAACCTACGGTTAGATCCCCCTTGACAAAAACCACAACTTTAGCGGAGCCGTTTTTGACCTCGGAAGGTACGGTATTGCTACCTATTGTTAAATCGTTGTTGATTAAATAAGCTCCGGAGGAGCGCGGAAAAGAGGAGACCGTTAGCACATTTTTAGTTTTAGAAAGCATTTCCACAAAACTCAACGGGGCGGTCTTATGCTTATAATACTCCAAAATTATACCCAAACCAGAGGAAACATTAGAAACCGTTGTCCTGGAAATTATGAGACCAGACGCGGTATCGTCAGCCCCGCCACCACCTTGAGAGATGGCGCCATTAGCATAAATACTGGCATTCTCCGTTCTAAACCACGGGCCGTTAATACAAATATCTTTTAGCGAGTCTCTTCCGGCTACATCGCGAACAAAAAATCGTACCGATTTACAAGTCTTCCAAGCCGAGTTGCAGTAGTTTACAACGGGGGTTTCTAAGGTTGCCTCATTTGCGCCATCATAAGAAATATTATCTAAGGCAACCCAACCATTGTTAACAAAATTACCGGAGCATTTATCCAAATTACTGTAATACCCCCAAGTAACGCCGCCATCCACAGAGTATTGAAACTTTTCGTAGCCTTTTTTTAGCCCCGAATCGGCATCAGCTATTTTTATGAATACCGCAAATGAGTGGTCATTGCCTTTTTCGTCGCCAATTTTAAAATCGCTCCAGGGGGAGGGGGCCTTGGTGTCAATTTTAACTGTGGCGGTTTTCGTGTCCTCTAAATTTAGGGCGTTATCTTGAGCATAAAAACTTAAAGTATTCAAACCACTGCTAGAAATATTTACCGTGTTGGATA contains:
- the rnc gene encoding ribonuclease III gives rise to the protein MIIDFLDLEKTLNLQFTNKNLLKTAFTHRSYLNECRDQNIESNERLEFLGDSVLQFLTSKLLYAKYQNQPEGILTSYRAAIVNTTSLAQEALRLNLGKYLLMSKGEEATGGRTRPYIMANTFEALLGTMFLEFNSLTSGLDICEKFLYKELFYKIESIVKDKKYRDPKSYLQEITQEKFSVTPLYKVLNEEGPDHNKVFTVGVFLNTKQLSQGQGSSKQKAEERAAQKAVVELTSK
- the rpsP gene encoding 30S ribosomal protein S16 translates to MLKIKLTRRGKRNAPTYRIAVQEARTKVSGRAVAEIGYLIPRVDGNHEFKVDKKAYEGWVAKGAVPTESVIKLINKKYTYTKYEPKKAKAEQPEAGSLKVGNDKNSNE
- a CDS encoding KH domain-containing protein, which translates into the protein MNKLLDLAKFLISNIVTNKDGLEITIATPQENVAIVNVKADSADIPIIIGKKGIVIRALRSILRIRAPLDNKFIDISIDDGLQHN
- the trmD gene encoding tRNA (guanosine(37)-N1)-methyltransferase TrmD — protein: MVYSIISTFPEIFDSFLKSSLIKKALDKKVITVNLYNLRDYATDKRHTVDAKPYGGGAGMLYMVEPMFKAVSSIKAKDPQAQTVIFSPKGQILTQSRVSSLSSLSHLVLLCPRYEGFDQRIVELTNARELSIGNYITMGGETPAMVLIEASARLIPGVVAKEESVLQESFSPEFSLEHPQYTRPQKFLGLSVPDTLISGNHQKIKDWKKSN
- the pilO gene encoding type 4a pilus biogenesis protein PilO gives rise to the protein MEILEKHKIILLGVMLVGFIALSFFGLRFFTYWIKNKDSSNLILEEINQLSLKENSLKSLSALAPKIDANLRIVDTVITPQVDIPGFMTQIETVATDAGLKVDRLTFVRTDTSASEKVVAVPFVSLSGSFTGNYDSVLKFFKTVEGARRITYSHDIKVSAVVDKESVGVYSLNVALDGFYLLENTKLNQGSSGVDFRTKENAQLIDQISNLREYQIQRLPNSEMIPLQDTTTTFETPP
- a CDS encoding PilN domain-containing protein: MQREINLVPENLVKRKEKSAILALSSKVLGVLVAVALLFALASFYLYFKLNSSLAKLNLDLDQKKESVKSLEKIEQQNNELSFKLEILNKIIADQEYYSGFLEEVKKVLPPAVVIDDINFTDNASVTVSGTALSYGSLADFIENVSSASEDPNSIYKEISLSEVTLKKETRQISFSSMIKLKDNALKAKTKI
- the pilM gene encoding type IV pilus assembly protein PilM, which encodes MNKLGLDIGSSKIKCVEITASVSPPKLVSYDISNLPAISLYSDSKADRSEFIDFIKEYIFSSKFSTNNIVVGLPESKVFTKIIEVPNLSEKELAESIKWEAQQYFPDSIENLSLQYQQLPRSSQSPEGEKNKTEVLLVAVNKALIEKYVGIFEKAGCEVQGIEPESMAIARAIQNAPNTPVSLALNIGADTSDLIISESGIIRFTRSVSSGMEAFTRAISQEIGIDLRQAESYLTSYGLDEGKLEGKIAKIIRPVVDMVVTEVKRSVVYFESRKQGRKVERIVLCGGGATMPGILQYIVSAVGIEVEMADPWKHLAIDSQKFSESDLNIFGPFFTTAVGLALKGL